A part of Demetria terragena DSM 11295 genomic DNA contains:
- a CDS encoding GNAT family N-acetyltransferase, with the protein MPGGRRDAGRDGTTKQWQASAQRNPSSRECRRADADGLNTMTAMTDPRIRMASPADLPDILRLVHDLAEYEREPDAVEATENDFARVLFPDHGHPGTFCHVAEVDGKVVAIALWYLNFSTWTGQQGIWLEDLFVEPKHRGSGLGKELLITLANVCVDRGYRRLEWWVLNWNEPSIAFYESLGAKAQDEWTVYRVDGDELATLGGAE; encoded by the coding sequence GTGCCGGGTGGTCGCCGCGACGCAGGTCGCGACGGAACCACAAAACAGTGGCAGGCATCTGCCCAGCGTAATCCGAGCTCACGGGAATGCCGTCGTGCGGATGCCGACGGGCTGAATACGATGACGGCCATGACCGACCCGCGCATCCGCATGGCCTCACCAGCTGACCTGCCTGACATCCTTCGCCTCGTCCACGATCTCGCGGAGTACGAGCGTGAGCCCGACGCGGTAGAAGCCACTGAAAACGACTTCGCTCGCGTGCTCTTTCCCGACCACGGACACCCCGGCACGTTCTGCCATGTCGCAGAAGTCGACGGCAAGGTCGTGGCAATAGCGTTGTGGTACTTGAACTTCAGCACCTGGACGGGCCAACAGGGCATCTGGCTGGAGGACCTGTTCGTCGAGCCGAAACACCGCGGTAGCGGACTCGGCAAGGAGTTGCTCATCACCCTCGCGAACGTCTGCGTGGACCGCGGCTACCGGCGGCTCGAGTGGTGGGTGCTCAACTGGAACGAGCCGTCCATTGCCTTTTACGAAAGCCTCGGCGCGAAGGCCCAGGACGAGTGGACCGTCTATCGCGTCGACGGCGACGAACTTGCCACGCTGGGAGGGGCGGAATGA
- a CDS encoding winged helix-turn-helix domain-containing protein encodes MTATGQHARHQLDSVIHAPVRFSIAAALASVDEADFATLRDAVEVSDSVLSKQVTQLEEAGYVKVRKGYVGKRPRTWLALTAAGRKAYARHLTALRAIAG; translated from the coding sequence ATGACGGCAACAGGTCAGCATGCGCGACACCAGCTCGATTCAGTGATCCACGCACCCGTCAGATTTAGCATCGCGGCGGCTCTCGCCTCGGTTGATGAAGCCGACTTTGCCACCCTGCGCGATGCCGTCGAGGTGAGCGATTCGGTGCTCTCCAAGCAGGTCACCCAGTTGGAAGAAGCCGGCTATGTGAAGGTCCGCAAGGGGTACGTCGGCAAGCGTCCTCGCACCTGGCTGGCACTCACGGCCGCGGGGCGGAAGGCATACGCCCGCCACCTCACGGCATTGCGCGCGATCGCCGGATAA
- a CDS encoding glycosyltransferase family 2 protein, with protein MDSVSREGQPRVSVVVPAYNPGPRLRAALADVCAQSMPDWECVVVDDGSREDLSWVGDVDPRVSLHRQDNAGVSRARNAAVALARAPYIAFLDQDDRWHADRLGCALDLIADFPEAAMWTSQFRWEMPQRHQTSALPPQGSLRWFLAEGGACQSAVTVRRSDYLQIGGQRSDLLMCQDFEMALRLMAYRQAPMAVHPRELVTYVVHGDNASGNFWRTDQEFREVYGAQLQTARTAGQTDLVDACRTGLRMRRRTHAYQAIDAARVAWSRHDGRGSVGALIRGLRCDPRVLAQESVAHARRRLTARLGRQ; from the coding sequence GTGGACTCGGTGAGCCGTGAGGGTCAACCTCGGGTGTCGGTGGTGGTGCCGGCATACAACCCAGGGCCACGACTCCGGGCTGCGCTCGCGGATGTGTGTGCACAGTCCATGCCTGACTGGGAGTGCGTGGTGGTCGATGATGGCAGCCGCGAGGACCTGAGTTGGGTCGGTGATGTGGATCCGCGAGTGAGCCTGCACCGGCAGGACAACGCAGGGGTGTCCCGAGCCCGAAACGCTGCCGTGGCGCTGGCGAGGGCGCCGTACATCGCCTTCTTGGACCAGGACGATCGGTGGCATGCGGATCGACTTGGGTGCGCCCTCGATCTCATCGCGGACTTTCCGGAGGCAGCGATGTGGACCAGTCAGTTTCGGTGGGAGATGCCCCAGCGCCACCAGACCAGTGCCCTTCCGCCGCAGGGCTCGCTGCGATGGTTCTTAGCTGAGGGCGGTGCCTGCCAAAGTGCGGTGACGGTCCGCCGCTCAGATTATCTGCAGATCGGTGGGCAACGGTCGGACCTGCTGATGTGCCAGGACTTCGAGATGGCACTGCGGCTGATGGCGTATCGCCAGGCACCAATGGCCGTCCATCCTCGGGAACTGGTGACCTATGTCGTGCACGGCGACAACGCTTCGGGCAACTTCTGGAGGACGGACCAGGAGTTCCGGGAGGTCTATGGTGCCCAGTTGCAGACAGCGCGAACTGCGGGCCAGACGGACCTGGTGGACGCTTGTCGGACCGGGTTGCGTATGCGCCGTCGAACGCACGCTTACCAGGCGATCGATGCCGCGCGGGTGGCGTGGTCGCGCCACGATGGCCGAGGCAGTGTCGGTGCGCTGATCCGAGGATTGCGCTGCGACCCCCGGGTGCTGGCTCAAGAGTCGGTGGCCCACGCCCGACGGCGGTTGACCGCGCGGCTAGGCCGGCAGTAA
- a CDS encoding GTP pyrophosphokinase: protein MTAIPPHLVEAANELLAYGRSMQREMSRYEFGIQELLTKLRILRDEISLEDDYNPIEHLSHRVKSPQSILEKLQRRGLEPGLEGVKQLDDIAGIRVTCSFIPDTYRLHEMLDAQPDITTLHLKDYIAEPKPNGYRGLHAIVETPVNLSSGQVPVKVEIQYRTIAMDFWASLEHKIYYKYDKAVPERLLSELTAAATTANQLDQRMKAIHQEVRGGS, encoded by the coding sequence ATGACCGCCATTCCACCTCACCTGGTCGAGGCTGCCAACGAACTCTTGGCGTACGGCCGCTCGATGCAGCGCGAGATGAGCCGCTATGAGTTCGGCATCCAGGAGCTCTTGACCAAGTTGCGCATCCTGCGCGATGAGATCTCGCTGGAAGACGATTACAACCCAATCGAGCACCTGTCGCATCGGGTGAAGTCGCCGCAAAGCATCCTGGAAAAGTTACAGCGCCGCGGGCTGGAGCCGGGCCTTGAGGGAGTGAAGCAACTGGATGACATCGCGGGCATTCGGGTGACCTGCAGTTTCATTCCGGACACCTACCGGCTGCACGAGATGCTCGACGCCCAGCCGGACATCACCACGCTGCATCTCAAGGACTACATCGCTGAGCCGAAGCCGAACGGATACCGCGGTTTGCACGCCATTGTGGAGACGCCGGTGAACCTCAGCTCCGGGCAGGTGCCCGTGAAGGTCGAGATCCAGTACCGCACGATTGCGATGGACTTCTGGGCGAGTCTGGAGCACAAGATCTACTACAAATACGACAAGGCAGTCCCGGAGCGCTTGCTGTCTGAGCTCACGGCCGCGGCAACGACGGCGAACCAGCTGGACCAGCGGATGAAGGCCATTCACCAGGAAGTACGCGGCGGCTCCTGA
- a CDS encoding FkbM family methyltransferase, with translation MKVSGRSATSGQDIRRRWSAPLRPRNYRAAFNSLRVYAQPVDGLRRYALGQGQFPHDLSLRTPLGRVTVHLPHAHDMRTVNEVFCRGDYGRDAPAVVLDIGANIGVSALYFLTRRPDAVVHCVEPHPGNLAVLRANLAPFSDRVQIHPQAVAPTAGRAEFVADPVGRYSGLADFTPRESGEVIVVPTRAIDEVVSTVAGQCGRIELLKVDTEGSEPALLRAMGSESRAVIDSVVWEDEGHVRRERWTR, from the coding sequence GTGAAGGTCAGCGGACGTAGCGCAACCTCCGGTCAGGACATCCGGCGGCGATGGAGTGCACCGTTGCGCCCGCGTAACTATCGAGCAGCGTTCAACAGTCTGCGGGTGTATGCCCAGCCTGTCGACGGACTCCGCAGGTATGCACTCGGCCAGGGGCAGTTCCCGCACGACCTTTCGCTACGAACGCCTCTGGGGCGGGTGACCGTGCACCTGCCCCACGCGCACGACATGCGCACCGTGAACGAAGTGTTCTGTCGCGGTGACTACGGGCGGGACGCTCCGGCGGTGGTGCTGGATATTGGTGCCAATATTGGGGTTTCGGCGCTGTACTTCCTGACGCGCAGACCCGACGCGGTCGTGCACTGTGTCGAGCCGCACCCAGGCAACCTCGCGGTCCTTCGCGCCAACCTCGCACCCTTTTCCGACCGGGTGCAGATCCACCCGCAGGCGGTCGCGCCGACCGCCGGACGTGCGGAGTTCGTGGCTGACCCGGTGGGGCGATATAGCGGATTGGCTGATTTCACGCCGCGCGAATCCGGAGAGGTGATCGTCGTGCCGACCCGAGCCATCGATGAGGTGGTGTCGACGGTTGCGGGCCAGTGCGGTCGGATCGAGCTGCTCAAGGTCGACACCGAAGGCAGCGAACCGGCTTTGCTGCGAGCGATGGGGTCGGAGTCGCGCGCAGTGATCGACAGCGTCGTCTGGGAGGACGAAGGCCACGTCCGACGAGAGCGGTGGACTCGGTGA
- a CDS encoding serine hydrolase domain-containing protein, translated as MNDTARLQLDVHLARAQVQARVPSIAAAVVRQGEVVWSGAVGAVDGAEGAPATADTQYRVGSITKTMVAVGVMRLVAEGSVALTDSIRHHLPELDESLAHVTLTQLLTQSAGLAAETTGSWWERSPGTTWDELLPSIRLIGDPGRRFHYSNVGFAVLGQLLERHRGRPWADVLTDEVWTPLAMTRTSYAAVAPSAPGLAVHPYADLRHVEPEQDTGAMAPAGQVWSTVEDLGRWASFLAAGDEAVLPDALRRSMHVPAVVCDSPGEAWTRCYGLGLDVLNIDGRRFVGHGGSMPGFIASVLVDPDTGTGAATLTNSTAGPSGQLALALVDLLEEHAPLAPEPWRTSDSPDADLVGTWFWGPRPYSLTTRPEGGLDLGPAGGGGRWSRFIANSDGTWTGQDDYWAGETLRVIDRGTASVHLDLGSFRLTRTPYDPASDIPGGVDESGWHA; from the coding sequence ATGAACGACACGGCCCGACTCCAGTTGGACGTCCACCTGGCTCGCGCGCAGGTTCAGGCTCGGGTGCCCTCGATCGCCGCCGCGGTCGTCCGTCAGGGTGAGGTTGTCTGGTCTGGTGCGGTCGGCGCAGTCGATGGCGCGGAGGGAGCGCCCGCAACGGCCGACACCCAGTACCGCGTCGGATCCATCACCAAGACCATGGTCGCGGTGGGGGTGATGCGTCTGGTCGCTGAGGGGTCGGTCGCTCTGACCGACTCGATCCGCCACCACCTGCCCGAATTAGACGAGAGCCTGGCCCACGTCACTCTCACTCAGCTGCTCACTCAGTCAGCCGGACTGGCCGCTGAGACGACCGGGTCCTGGTGGGAGCGTTCGCCCGGGACGACCTGGGATGAATTGCTGCCCTCGATCCGGTTGATCGGCGACCCGGGTCGCCGATTCCATTACAGCAATGTCGGATTCGCGGTTCTGGGACAGCTTCTTGAACGCCACCGAGGGCGTCCGTGGGCCGATGTGCTCACCGATGAGGTCTGGACACCGCTCGCTATGACTCGGACCTCGTACGCCGCCGTCGCGCCTAGCGCTCCCGGGCTGGCGGTCCACCCATACGCGGACCTGCGCCACGTCGAGCCCGAGCAGGACACGGGCGCGATGGCCCCGGCCGGACAGGTCTGGTCGACGGTCGAAGATCTCGGTCGCTGGGCGAGTTTTCTGGCCGCCGGTGACGAGGCCGTCCTGCCCGACGCACTCCGCCGGTCCATGCACGTACCCGCCGTGGTGTGCGACTCTCCGGGCGAGGCATGGACCCGCTGCTACGGGCTGGGGCTGGACGTCCTCAACATTGACGGACGGCGATTCGTCGGACACGGCGGGTCAATGCCCGGCTTTATCGCGAGCGTTCTGGTCGACCCCGACACCGGCACGGGCGCGGCGACGCTCACCAACTCCACCGCCGGCCCCAGCGGCCAACTCGCACTCGCCCTGGTCGACCTTCTTGAGGAGCATGCGCCACTCGCACCAGAGCCATGGCGTACGTCCGACTCCCCCGACGCGGATCTTGTCGGCACGTGGTTCTGGGGGCCACGGCCGTACTCCCTCACCACGCGTCCCGAGGGCGGACTCGACCTCGGACCAGCCGGGGGTGGCGGTCGATGGTCACGATTCATCGCCAACTCCGACGGCACGTGGACCGGGCAGGACGACTATTGGGCCGGTGAGACCCTACGAGTGATCGACCGCGGCACCGCAAGCGTCCACTTGGACCTTGGGTCGTTCCGACTGACCCGGACGCCATATGACCCGGCATCCGACATCCCCGGTGGCGTGGACGAATCCGGTTGGCACGCTTGA
- a CDS encoding glycosyltransferase, which yields MTDLVVISLEPWDQVWRRNQHLMDGLLRADATTRVLFVEPGTDPVHDLRRGERPRRAAGLRQVAAADYQGRLWCLALTKWLPRKIWPGQDQHWAQVVLRAARELAMDAPVLWVNDPRGAQVLRRGVPWRSVYDITDDWLSADRAPRERERLIADEKLLLDHADDVVVCSSELLQRKGKSRPVHLIPNAIDGAAFAASHPRPADLPPNPCAVYLGTLHRDRLDVDLCVRTARALGQAGELVLVGPDSLGAQDRDRLRSNDIQLLGARPHDSVPAYLQHADVLVVPHLDDDFTASLDPIKRYEYAASGRPTIATPVAGFTDGVDGVRVAAPSDFPTMVAALAAEPPPRREPSTAIPTWVERVAAFQELLPA from the coding sequence ATGACCGACCTCGTCGTGATCTCGTTGGAACCGTGGGACCAGGTGTGGCGCCGCAACCAGCACCTGATGGATGGATTGCTGCGCGCAGATGCCACGACCCGGGTGTTGTTTGTGGAGCCCGGCACCGACCCTGTGCACGACCTTCGACGCGGCGAGCGACCACGACGAGCTGCCGGACTGCGTCAGGTTGCCGCCGCTGACTACCAAGGGCGCCTTTGGTGTCTGGCGCTCACCAAATGGCTTCCCCGCAAAATCTGGCCCGGCCAGGATCAGCACTGGGCTCAGGTCGTCCTACGAGCCGCACGTGAACTAGCCATGGACGCGCCCGTGCTCTGGGTCAACGACCCGCGCGGTGCGCAGGTGCTACGCCGTGGTGTGCCATGGCGATCGGTTTACGACATCACCGACGACTGGTTGAGCGCTGACCGAGCGCCCCGCGAGCGAGAACGCTTGATCGCCGACGAGAAGTTGTTGCTCGATCATGCCGATGACGTCGTGGTGTGCTCCTCCGAGTTGCTGCAACGCAAGGGCAAAAGTCGACCAGTTCACTTGATTCCCAACGCTATTGATGGCGCTGCCTTCGCAGCCTCACACCCCCGCCCTGCTGATCTTCCGCCCAACCCATGCGCCGTCTACCTCGGCACCTTGCATCGCGACCGTCTCGATGTCGACCTGTGCGTCCGGACCGCACGCGCACTCGGCCAGGCTGGAGAGTTGGTGCTCGTCGGGCCCGACTCACTCGGGGCGCAGGACCGAGATCGATTGCGCAGCAATGACATCCAACTACTCGGAGCACGACCGCATGACAGCGTCCCGGCATATCTCCAGCATGCCGACGTCTTGGTCGTTCCCCATCTAGACGACGATTTCACGGCCAGCCTCGACCCCATCAAGAGATACGAATACGCCGCATCGGGGCGGCCCACGATTGCGACCCCGGTCGCTGGTTTTACCGACGGAGTCGATGGCGTACGCGTCGCCGCGCCGAGCGATTTTCCCACGATGGTCGCCGCCTTGGCAGCCGAGCCGCCCCCGCGCCGAGAGCCCTCCACCGCGATCCCGACGTGGGTCGAGCGGGTGGCGGCGTTCCAGGAGTTACTGCCGGCCTAG
- a CDS encoding LuxR C-terminal-related transcriptional regulator: MNSTDTGSGRRTRVVLVDDHRMFRSGVKAELDSTIEVVGEAPDVEAAVKVIKEARPDVVLLDVHLPGGTGKGGADVAQGCAGTTTEAGEPVRFLALSVSDAAEDVIAVIRSGARGYVTKTISPTDLISAIHRVAEGDAVFSPRLAGFVLDAFGAAAGEIAEVDEELDRLSAREREVMRLIARGYQYKEVAKELFISIKTVETHVSSVLRKLQLSSRHELTSWAMSRRLL; the protein is encoded by the coding sequence ATGAATTCCACTGATACCGGGTCAGGTCGGCGTACCCGTGTGGTCTTGGTCGATGACCATCGGATGTTCCGATCGGGTGTGAAGGCCGAACTCGACTCGACGATCGAGGTGGTCGGGGAAGCCCCCGATGTCGAGGCAGCCGTGAAGGTGATCAAAGAGGCTCGTCCGGATGTCGTCCTGCTTGATGTGCATCTGCCCGGCGGCACCGGCAAGGGCGGCGCGGACGTGGCCCAAGGCTGCGCCGGTACGACGACCGAGGCCGGCGAGCCGGTCCGTTTCCTCGCGCTATCGGTCAGCGACGCCGCCGAGGATGTGATCGCGGTGATTCGTTCTGGGGCAAGGGGATACGTCACCAAGACGATTTCACCTACCGACCTGATCTCCGCCATCCACCGGGTAGCTGAAGGTGATGCAGTGTTTTCGCCGCGGCTTGCAGGATTCGTCCTCGACGCGTTCGGCGCGGCGGCAGGAGAGATTGCTGAGGTCGACGAAGAACTCGACCGCCTCTCGGCGCGGGAGCGCGAAGTGATGCGCCTGATTGCGCGCGGCTACCAGTACAAGGAAGTCGCCAAGGAGCTCTTCATCTCGATCAAGACCGTCGAGACCCACGTGTCCTCGGTGCTGCGCAAATTGCAGTTGTCCTCTCGTCACGAGCTCACCTCATGGGCTATGTCGCGCCGCCTGCTCTGA
- a CDS encoding MFS transporter, with amino-acid sequence MLTGAWRRDFGRLWFATAASQAGSAVAMGGLALVAVLVLEAPAWKVAMLAAISGLGAAAVVLPLGPQIEFRRKRPVMITAELVTAAALLSVPVAIWADALTYPHLVVVGVAHVLGAMTFAAAGGAHLKGLVPAEERVRAQSRLDTTFWTSNTVGPAAGGSLVSLFGPAVVLVADACSCLAAALGIRRMRTPEPVPPRRQPDHEWRREVVAGWRHVWGHQRLRALFVNSLFFGGGIMLVSSMLAIFMLRDLGLAAWQFGAVLGGSSAAALVGSMVAPRFTESWGARRVLFVAGIGRALWMPLLVVAPPGSLGLLVVVVAEVAMMACAGVFNPTFTAYRMKHTPDPVMARVTAAWSVSQKTAQPVCIALGGVVAAVADVRTAIALGAALVLTSAFYLPRPSHPHKIEP; translated from the coding sequence ATGCTGACGGGAGCCTGGCGCCGAGACTTCGGTCGGCTGTGGTTCGCGACGGCGGCCAGTCAGGCGGGGAGCGCGGTCGCCATGGGCGGCTTGGCGCTGGTTGCGGTGCTGGTATTAGAGGCGCCCGCGTGGAAGGTCGCCATGCTCGCAGCCATCTCGGGTCTGGGCGCCGCCGCGGTGGTGCTTCCGCTCGGACCGCAGATCGAGTTTCGGCGTAAGCGCCCCGTCATGATTACGGCCGAGCTCGTCACGGCCGCCGCACTACTGTCGGTGCCTGTCGCGATCTGGGCTGACGCCCTGACCTATCCGCATCTGGTGGTCGTCGGCGTCGCTCACGTGCTGGGTGCGATGACGTTTGCTGCGGCCGGGGGTGCCCACCTCAAAGGCTTGGTTCCAGCCGAGGAAAGAGTCCGGGCGCAGTCGCGCCTGGACACCACGTTCTGGACTAGCAACACCGTCGGTCCAGCCGCCGGTGGTTCTCTCGTGAGCCTTTTTGGTCCGGCGGTCGTGCTGGTGGCCGATGCGTGCTCGTGCCTCGCCGCTGCCCTCGGCATCCGCCGAATGCGCACCCCAGAACCTGTTCCGCCGCGCCGCCAGCCCGACCACGAATGGCGGCGCGAGGTGGTTGCTGGGTGGCGACACGTCTGGGGGCACCAGCGACTGCGAGCACTCTTCGTGAACTCGTTGTTCTTCGGCGGCGGCATCATGCTCGTCTCGAGCATGCTCGCGATATTCATGCTGCGCGACCTGGGGTTGGCTGCCTGGCAGTTCGGCGCGGTGTTGGGCGGTTCCAGTGCGGCTGCGCTGGTCGGGTCCATGGTGGCCCCGCGGTTTACAGAGTCTTGGGGGGCGAGGAGAGTGCTATTCGTCGCAGGGATTGGGCGAGCGCTGTGGATGCCCTTGTTGGTCGTAGCACCGCCAGGATCCCTGGGGTTGCTCGTCGTGGTGGTCGCCGAAGTCGCGATGATGGCCTGCGCCGGGGTGTTCAACCCGACGTTCACGGCCTACCGCATGAAGCACACGCCAGATCCGGTGATGGCGCGGGTGACGGCAGCTTGGTCGGTGAGTCAGAAGACCGCGCAGCCGGTATGCATCGCCCTCGGTGGAGTAGTGGCGGCAGTGGCCGACGTGCGTACGGCCATCGCGCTGGGCGCGGCTCTGGTCTTGACGAGCGCGTTCTACCTTCCGAGGCCCAGTCATCCACATAAGATCGAGCCATGA
- a CDS encoding GNAT family N-acetyltransferase produces the protein MITLVPPSLSLHSSWWEAAQEFNGARLHGFSVHGFEHLDLGSPEGFGPWLALQQRTITDPPEGWVPATMFWIIDDAQPQQVLGSLSFRHELNDFLREEGGHIGYGVRPSARGRGVATAALEAALAYAPSLGLDRVLVTCDEDNEPSRKTIERCGGVLEDIRSAKRRCWIDCAA, from the coding sequence ATGATCACGTTGGTCCCGCCGTCACTGTCGCTGCACTCCTCCTGGTGGGAGGCCGCGCAGGAGTTCAACGGGGCGCGACTACACGGATTCTCGGTGCACGGCTTTGAGCACCTCGACCTCGGCAGCCCGGAGGGCTTTGGACCCTGGCTCGCTCTCCAGCAGCGCACCATCACCGACCCGCCGGAGGGTTGGGTACCGGCCACGATGTTCTGGATCATTGACGACGCGCAGCCACAGCAGGTTCTCGGATCACTGTCGTTCCGCCACGAACTCAACGACTTCCTGCGCGAAGAAGGCGGCCACATCGGGTATGGCGTCCGCCCCTCCGCGCGCGGCCGTGGGGTGGCGACGGCGGCGCTCGAGGCAGCGTTGGCCTACGCGCCCTCTCTCGGCCTGGACCGGGTGCTGGTCACGTGCGATGAGGACAACGAGCCGTCCCGCAAGACGATCGAGCGCTGTGGCGGCGTGCTGGAGGACATCCGGTCCGCGAAGCGCCGCTGCTGGATCGATTGCGCCGCTTGA
- a CDS encoding cryptochrome/photolyase family protein, protein MPATVLWFRRDLRRGDHPALLEAAAEGDVLPLFVLDPVLTDGAGAVRTAALHQALAALNESLDGALVVRAGRPSVVVPQVAAEVGAANVHISRETTPYGRRRDEQVAAELATEDRRLVATGSPYAIGPGLVLNQSGKHYRVFTPFSRAWRDHGLPAPAADPDLTFVTSVDSEPLPTVDPPEGCHLPEVSEQAARERWEQFQDEALADYDTDRDRPDRDGTSGLSTHLKFGTIHPRTLLADCAARSDGAQSSVTRFVTELAWREFYADVLWHRPDSAWHDFTGSLSSMSYRDPDTDPDAADDLAAWREGRTGYPFVDAGMRQLLTTGWMHNRVRMVTASFLTKHLHIWWPHGARHFMAHLVDGDLASNNHGWQWVAGTGTDAAPYFRVFNPITQGERFDPGGDYVRRYVPELAQVAGKSAHQPWKDLLGYTEGYPEPIVEHREARAEALARYDDARG, encoded by the coding sequence ATGCCTGCCACTGTTTTGTGGTTCCGTCGCGACCTGCGTCGCGGCGACCACCCGGCACTGCTCGAAGCCGCTGCCGAAGGTGATGTCCTCCCACTCTTCGTTCTCGACCCGGTGCTGACCGATGGTGCTGGTGCGGTGCGTACGGCCGCGCTGCACCAAGCGCTCGCTGCCCTGAACGAGAGTCTTGACGGTGCCCTCGTGGTCCGCGCAGGGCGACCTTCGGTCGTCGTGCCGCAGGTCGCAGCGGAGGTCGGCGCCGCGAACGTGCACATCTCGCGGGAGACGACGCCGTACGGCAGGCGCCGTGATGAGCAGGTCGCTGCCGAATTGGCGACGGAGGACCGTCGGTTGGTCGCGACGGGCTCGCCGTATGCCATCGGCCCGGGTCTGGTCCTTAATCAGTCCGGCAAGCACTACCGCGTCTTCACCCCGTTCTCCCGTGCCTGGCGTGATCACGGGTTGCCCGCGCCGGCGGCGGATCCTGACCTGACATTCGTGACGTCGGTCGACAGTGAACCGCTGCCGACGGTTGACCCGCCGGAGGGTTGCCATCTCCCAGAGGTGAGCGAGCAGGCCGCGCGTGAGCGATGGGAGCAGTTTCAAGATGAGGCGCTGGCGGACTACGACACCGACCGAGACCGCCCGGACCGGGACGGCACGAGTGGCTTGTCGACGCATCTGAAGTTCGGCACGATTCACCCGCGCACACTGCTGGCCGACTGCGCTGCTCGCTCAGATGGGGCTCAGTCGAGCGTGACCCGCTTCGTGACGGAACTGGCCTGGCGTGAGTTCTATGCCGACGTCCTCTGGCACCGTCCCGACTCGGCCTGGCACGACTTCACCGGCAGCCTCTCCAGCATGAGCTATCGCGACCCCGACACTGACCCGGACGCGGCGGATGACCTGGCCGCGTGGCGGGAAGGCCGCACCGGCTACCCGTTCGTCGACGCCGGAATGCGCCAGTTGCTCACCACCGGATGGATGCACAACCGGGTCCGGATGGTGACCGCAAGTTTTCTGACGAAGCATCTGCACATCTGGTGGCCGCACGGCGCGCGCCACTTCATGGCACACCTGGTCGACGGCGACCTGGCATCCAACAACCACGGCTGGCAGTGGGTGGCAGGGACCGGCACGGACGCCGCGCCCTACTTCCGGGTGTTCAACCCGATCACCCAAGGCGAGCGCTTCGACCCTGGCGGGGATTATGTGCGCCGCTATGTGCCCGAACTGGCGCAGGTCGCCGGCAAGAGCGCCCACCAGCCATGGAAGGACCTGCTGGGCTACACCGAGGGCTATCCCGAGCCGATCGTCGAGCACCGTGAGGCGCGGGCTGAGGCGCTGGCGCGGTACGACGACGCGCGCGGTTGA